A genome region from Clostridium sp. JN-9 includes the following:
- a CDS encoding low molecular weight protein arginine phosphatase, translating into MKILFVCTGNTCRSCMAEAIFNSMSNRGRITAQSAGILVTSHNKTSKNASLVIKENLNTDISDRLAVQLMPEMIRQADYIFTMTAGLKNSVSSNFPEYKNKIFSLPEFVGESDDVIDPMGGDITVYRKTFAQLKVYIIFLITRLKEDRGIY; encoded by the coding sequence ATGAAAATACTTTTTGTATGCACAGGAAATACCTGCAGAAGCTGCATGGCAGAAGCTATATTTAACTCAATGAGCAATAGAGGCAGAATCACTGCCCAATCTGCAGGGATTTTAGTGACCTCACACAATAAAACATCAAAAAATGCTTCATTAGTAATTAAGGAAAATTTAAACACTGATATTTCTGATAGATTAGCTGTTCAGCTTATGCCTGAAATGATACGCCAAGCTGACTATATTTTCACAATGACTGCAGGTTTAAAAAATTCTGTTTCATCTAATTTCCCAGAATATAAAAATAAAATTTTTTCTTTACCTGAGTTTGTGGGCGAAAGTGATGACGTTATTGATCCCATGGGCGGGGATATAACTGTTTATAGAAAAACATTTGCTCAATTAAAGGTTTATATAATTTTTTTGATTACAAGATTAAAAGAAGATAGGGGTATTTATTAA
- the rpiB gene encoding ribose 5-phosphate isomerase B, producing the protein MKIALGSDHAGLPLKNEIIKHLNENGIELKDFGTYTEESTDYPDYALKVAEEVAGRRYDYGILVCGTGIGISIAANKVPGIRAALCSDTFSAHACREHNNANILAMGQRVVGPGLAIDIVDTFLNAQFQGGRHERRINKITAIEKKYSIGGK; encoded by the coding sequence ATGAAAATAGCTTTAGGCAGCGATCATGCAGGACTACCATTGAAAAATGAGATAATAAAGCATTTAAATGAAAATGGAATAGAGCTTAAGGATTTTGGAACATATACTGAGGAATCCACTGACTATCCTGATTATGCTCTTAAAGTTGCAGAAGAGGTAGCAGGCAGAAGATATGATTATGGTATACTGGTTTGCGGTACTGGCATAGGAATAAGCATTGCTGCTAACAAGGTGCCTGGCATAAGAGCAGCACTCTGCAGTGATACTTTTAGTGCACATGCCTGCAGAGAACATAACAATGCTAATATATTGGCTATGGGCCAGAGAGTAGTGGGACCAGGACTTGCTATTGATATAGTTGATACATTTTTAAATGCCCAGTTTCAAGGCGGCAGACATGAAAGAAGAATAAATAAAATCACAGCAATTGAAAAAAAGTATTCAATAGGGGGAAAGTAA
- the upp gene encoding uracil phosphoribosyltransferase, producing MSKVTQIAHPLILHKLALIRDKNTGSKDFRQLVEEVAMLMAYEVTRDLQLEEVEIETPICKTKCKMLAGKKVAIVPILRAGLGMVDGMLQLIPAAKVGHIGLYRDEKTLKPVEYFCKLPQDIEEREVIVTDPMLATGGSAVDAISLLKKRGAKYIRLMCLIAAPEGIKAVMNAHPDVDIYVASIDEKLNENGYIVPGLGDAGDRLFGTK from the coding sequence ATGAGTAAAGTTACACAAATAGCACATCCACTAATATTACATAAGCTGGCATTAATAAGAGATAAGAATACAGGATCTAAAGATTTCAGACAGTTAGTTGAAGAAGTAGCAATGCTGATGGCTTACGAAGTAACCAGGGATTTACAGCTGGAAGAGGTTGAAATTGAAACACCTATATGTAAGACTAAATGTAAGATGTTGGCAGGGAAAAAGGTAGCTATCGTACCAATACTAAGAGCTGGTCTTGGAATGGTAGATGGTATGCTTCAGCTGATACCAGCTGCTAAAGTAGGTCATATAGGACTTTACAGGGATGAAAAAACTCTTAAGCCTGTAGAGTATTTCTGCAAACTTCCACAGGATATTGAGGAAAGAGAAGTAATTGTTACAGATCCTATGTTAGCTACTGGAGGCTCAGCAGTTGATGCCATATCTCTTTTAAAGAAGAGGGGAGCTAAGTATATAAGATTAATGTGTTTAATAGCAGCTCCGGAGGGAATAAAAGCAGTAATGAATGCTCACCCTGATGTAGACATTTATGTGGCTTCCATAGATGAAAAGCTAAATGAAAATGGATATATTGTTCCTGGTCTTGGAGATGCTGGAGACAGACTATTTGGGACTAAATAA
- a CDS encoding cytidine/deoxycytidylate deaminase family protein, giving the protein MERIGKQNYYLDICETVLERGTCLRRNFAAIIVKQDEIISTGYTGAPRGRLNCCDIGKCRREELNVPRGTRYELCRSVHAEQNAIISARRQDMIGAAMYLVGREVKSGEYVQNASPCSLCKRFIINSGIEKVIIRDSKTSFREVPVSQWIDNDDSLEGDSSY; this is encoded by the coding sequence ATGGAAAGGATAGGAAAACAAAATTATTATTTAGATATTTGTGAGACAGTTTTAGAAAGAGGAACTTGTTTAAGAAGAAATTTTGCTGCAATTATTGTAAAACAAGATGAAATTATTTCTACAGGCTATACAGGTGCTCCAAGAGGCAGGTTGAACTGCTGTGATATTGGGAAATGCAGGAGAGAAGAACTAAATGTACCAAGGGGAACCAGGTATGAATTATGCAGATCAGTACATGCAGAGCAGAATGCTATTATTTCCGCCAGAAGACAGGACATGATAGGAGCCGCAATGTATCTTGTAGGCAGGGAAGTTAAAAGTGGTGAATATGTACAAAATGCATCACCATGTTCACTTTGTAAGAGATTTATAATAAATTCAGGAATTGAAAAGGTTATAATAAGGGACAGCAAGACTAGTTTTAGGGAAGTGCCTGTAAGTCAGTGGATAGATAATGATGACTCTCTTGAAGGTGACTCTTCTTATTAG
- a CDS encoding MraY family glycosyltransferase, which translates to MKLIFLWSCIAFALSLIFTPIVKKFAIYIKAIDVPKDKRRVHLKPTPLLGGLAIYFSFMLTVIIKAGNISHAEVGILLGSTIIVIGGFLDDKFDLKPWQKLIFQSAATVCLIIFGVKIQLITNPLFDNKQYIDIGVLGIPLTFLWIIGITNAINLIDGLDGLAAGVAFIASATLFFVSILNYRTEAAYLTAILCGSILGFLPYNFNPAKIFMGDTGAQLLGFLLASISIEGAIKSAAAFAIAVPILALGLPIYDTLFAMIRRKLNGKPIMQADRGHLHHRLLDMGLTQRQTVIIMYLISAVLGAFAILAMKVSPQRSYFILAVIMILLVLIAWKCGFFKHKE; encoded by the coding sequence ATGAAGTTAATATTTTTATGGAGCTGCATAGCATTCGCATTATCTTTGATATTCACTCCAATAGTAAAAAAGTTTGCAATATACATTAAGGCTATTGACGTTCCAAAGGATAAAAGAAGAGTGCATTTAAAACCAACACCTCTTTTAGGCGGGTTAGCAATTTATTTTTCATTTATGCTGACGGTTATAATTAAGGCTGGAAATATTAGTCATGCTGAGGTAGGAATACTACTAGGAAGTACAATTATAGTTATTGGTGGATTTTTAGATGATAAATTTGACTTGAAGCCATGGCAGAAACTTATATTTCAATCAGCAGCCACTGTGTGCCTTATTATATTCGGAGTAAAAATTCAGCTGATAACAAATCCGCTATTTGATAATAAACAATACATAGATATAGGAGTTCTTGGGATACCGCTTACTTTTCTTTGGATAATAGGTATTACAAATGCAATAAATTTAATTGACGGATTGGATGGGTTAGCAGCAGGGGTAGCCTTCATTGCATCAGCCACTTTGTTTTTTGTAAGCATATTGAATTATAGAACAGAAGCTGCATATTTAACTGCAATATTGTGCGGTTCAATACTGGGATTTCTGCCATATAATTTTAACCCTGCTAAAATCTTTATGGGTGATACCGGTGCCCAGCTGTTGGGATTTTTACTGGCTTCTATTTCCATTGAAGGAGCTATTAAATCAGCAGCTGCTTTTGCCATTGCAGTACCAATATTAGCTTTGGGCCTGCCAATATATGACACACTATTTGCCATGATCAGAAGAAAATTAAATGGAAAACCAATAATGCAGGCCGATAGGGGACATTTGCATCATAGGCTGCTTGATATGGGGTTAACACAAAGGCAGACCGTTATCATAATGTATTTAATCAGTGCAGTATTAGGGGCCTTTGCAATATTAGCCATGAAAGTAAGTCCTCAAAGATCATACTTTATTTTAGCAGTAATAATGATATTGTTGGTGTTAATAGCATGGAAATGTGGATTTTTTAAACATAAAGAATAG
- the wecB gene encoding UDP-N-acetylglucosamine 2-epimerase (non-hydrolyzing) — protein MNKIKIITIFGTRPEAIKMAPLVRELNNMPEIQNKVCVTAQHRQMLDQVLELFNITPDFDLNIMKTKQSLTGITTRVLSGLEEIFDKEKPDLILVHGDTTTTFAGALAAFYKKIKVGHVEAGLRTHDKYFPFPEEMNRKLTGAIADMHFAPTTGAKENLKKEGVDEKNIFVTGNTVIDAMKYTVQQHYVFENEELNKIDYEGKKVIMVTAHRRENWGKGIENICDALKNIVESNEDVELVYLVHLNPVVRDVVYSKLQNVPRVHLLPPLDTKETHNLMNKCFMVMTDSGGLQEEAPHLGKPVLVLRNVTERPEAVKAGTVKLIGTDKDNIIKNGNELIRNKNEYERMSRAVNPYGDGLASKRITEAILYYFGMRENCFKEFV, from the coding sequence ATGAATAAAATAAAGATAATTACAATTTTTGGAACAAGACCTGAAGCCATAAAAATGGCACCCTTAGTAAGGGAATTAAATAATATGCCCGAAATTCAAAATAAGGTGTGTGTTACTGCCCAGCATAGACAGATGCTTGATCAGGTACTTGAATTATTTAATATCACTCCGGATTTTGATTTAAATATAATGAAAACAAAGCAAAGCTTAACAGGTATTACAACAAGAGTATTAAGCGGACTAGAGGAAATTTTTGATAAGGAAAAACCAGATCTAATATTAGTTCATGGTGATACAACAACAACATTTGCAGGTGCACTTGCTGCATTTTATAAAAAGATTAAAGTTGGTCATGTAGAGGCTGGATTAAGGACACATGATAAATATTTTCCTTTCCCTGAAGAGATGAACAGAAAATTGACTGGGGCCATTGCAGACATGCATTTTGCACCTACAACAGGGGCAAAGGAAAATTTAAAAAAGGAAGGAGTGGATGAGAAAAATATATTTGTAACTGGTAACACTGTTATTGATGCTATGAAGTATACAGTTCAGCAGCATTATGTTTTTGAAAATGAAGAACTTAATAAAATTGACTATGAAGGTAAGAAAGTCATAATGGTAACTGCTCACAGAAGAGAGAACTGGGGAAAGGGCATAGAAAACATTTGCGATGCACTTAAAAATATTGTTGAGTCAAATGAAGATGTTGAGCTTGTTTACTTAGTTCATCTTAATCCAGTAGTAAGGGATGTAGTCTATTCAAAGCTTCAGAACGTTCCAAGAGTACATTTATTACCACCCCTGGATACAAAGGAAACACATAATCTTATGAATAAATGCTTTATGGTAATGACAGATTCAGGTGGACTTCAGGAGGAAGCACCGCATCTTGGAAAGCCGGTACTGGTATTAAGAAATGTTACGGAGAGACCTGAAGCTGTAAAGGCAGGTACAGTAAAGCTTATAGGAACAGATAAGGATAATATTATTAAAAACGGAAATGAATTAATAAGGAATAAAAATGAGTATGAAAGAATGAGCAGAGCCGTAAATCCATATGGAGACGGTCTGGCATCAAAAAGAATTACAGAAGCTATTTTATATTATTTTGGAATGAGGGAAAACTGTTTTAAAGAATTTGTATAA
- a CDS encoding acetyl-CoA C-acetyltransferase produces the protein MKDVVIVSAVRTAVGTYGGALKSVSAVDLGALVVKEALKRINLDPALVDEVILGNVLQAGLGQNPARQSAVKAGLPVEIPAMTINKVCGSGLRTVSLAAQIIKAGDADIIVAGGMENMSRAPYLLPTTRWGQRMGNTTVVDSMINDGLWEIFNNYHMGMTAENIAEQWNITRQDQDEFALASQKKSEAAIKSGRFKDEIVPVVIKTKKGEVIFDQDEHPRFGSTIEALAKLKPAFKKDGTVTAGNASGINDGAAAIIVMSAEKAEELGIKPMATIKSYGTKGLDPKIMGYGPFYATKAALEKADLKVEDLDLIEANEAFAAQSIAVARDLKFDMSKVNVNGGAIALGHPVGCSGARILTTLLYEMEKRDSKKGLATLCIGGGMGTAIIVER, from the coding sequence ATGAAAGATGTAGTTATAGTTAGTGCTGTAAGAACAGCCGTAGGCACATATGGAGGAGCATTAAAGAGTGTTTCAGCAGTAGACTTAGGTGCTTTGGTGGTTAAGGAAGCTTTAAAGAGGATAAATTTAGACCCAGCATTAGTTGATGAAGTTATTTTGGGTAATGTGCTTCAGGCTGGACTTGGACAGAATCCTGCAAGACAATCTGCTGTAAAAGCTGGTTTACCAGTTGAAATTCCAGCAATGACAATTAATAAAGTCTGTGGTTCCGGATTAAGAACTGTAAGCCTGGCTGCACAGATAATTAAAGCTGGGGATGCTGATATCATAGTTGCAGGCGGAATGGAAAATATGTCAAGAGCACCATATCTGCTTCCTACAACAAGATGGGGCCAAAGAATGGGAAATACAACTGTAGTTGATTCAATGATCAATGACGGTCTTTGGGAAATCTTTAACAATTACCATATGGGAATGACTGCAGAAAATATTGCAGAGCAGTGGAACATAACAAGACAAGATCAGGATGAGTTTGCTTTAGCATCTCAGAAAAAAAGTGAAGCAGCAATTAAATCAGGAAGATTTAAGGATGAAATAGTTCCAGTAGTTATAAAAACTAAAAAGGGTGAAGTTATTTTTGATCAGGATGAGCACCCAAGATTTGGATCAACAATAGAGGCATTAGCAAAATTAAAGCCTGCATTTAAAAAGGATGGCACTGTTACAGCAGGAAATGCATCAGGTATTAATGATGGTGCTGCTGCAATAATAGTAATGAGTGCTGAAAAAGCTGAAGAATTAGGAATAAAGCCAATGGCTACAATAAAATCATATGGAACAAAAGGCCTGGATCCTAAAATTATGGGATATGGACCATTCTATGCTACTAAAGCAGCTTTGGAAAAAGCAGATTTAAAAGTTGAAGATTTAGATTTAATAGAAGCTAATGAAGCTTTTGCTGCACAAAGTATAGCAGTTGCCAGAGATTTAAAGTTTGATATGAGTAAAGTAAATGTAAATGGTGGAGCAATTGCTTTAGGCCATCCAGTCGGATGTTCAGGAGCAAGAATCCTTACTACTCTTTTATATGAAATGGAAAAGAGAGATTCTAAAAAAGGATTGGCAACACTTTGCATTGGCGGAGGAATGGGAACAGCTATTATAGTTGAAAGATAA
- a CDS encoding IS66 family transposase: MSEGQIIEIYNQGVSQVIGVIKELSNQIKELQSQVETLSKENKALNERVKSLESQVNKNSSNSSKPPSSDGFKKKTKSLRTKSGKKPGGQRGHEGTTLCLHDTPDEIEIHNVEFCTECGASLKDVPPERYIVRQIIDIPDVKVKIVEHRAEVKICPHCKSKNTAAFPEEIKNTVQYGERLKAIAVYLTQYQLIPYKRAVELIEDLFNHHLSQGSMVTFNQDCHDNLQAITNRIRNSLTSSTGAVHFDETGIYIDKKRQWLHVASNKNLTYYECHEKRGKKAIDDITILPNFTGTAVHDGFKTYFKYTNCNHALCNAHILRELNGITELQGQNWAKPMKNLLLDIKKEVDLANNKQNALPLDKIQDFESKYDKILKAGIDEDYAKNIELYSKKKVKKSASLNLLNRLNGYKEQILAFMYDFDIPFDNNLAERDLRMAKVKQKISGTFRSSAGANAFTRIRGYVSTVRKQGKNALDCIKSTFTVNQFDPTLT; this comes from the coding sequence GTGAGTGAAGGCCAAATCATCGAGATTTACAATCAAGGTGTATCTCAGGTTATAGGTGTTATTAAAGAATTATCAAATCAAATTAAAGAACTACAATCTCAAGTAGAAACACTTTCTAAAGAGAATAAGGCTCTAAACGAGCGTGTAAAATCATTAGAAAGCCAAGTCAACAAAAACAGTAGTAATAGCAGTAAACCTCCATCGTCAGATGGCTTTAAAAAGAAGACTAAAAGTTTAAGAACAAAATCAGGTAAAAAACCTGGCGGTCAAAGGGGTCATGAGGGAACAACATTGTGTTTACATGATACTCCTGATGAAATTGAAATTCACAATGTTGAATTCTGTACTGAATGCGGAGCATCCCTAAAGGATGTACCTCCTGAAAGATATATTGTTCGTCAAATTATAGATATACCAGATGTAAAAGTTAAAATTGTAGAGCATAGAGCAGAAGTTAAAATATGTCCTCATTGTAAAAGTAAAAATACAGCTGCTTTCCCAGAAGAAATAAAGAATACAGTTCAATATGGAGAACGCCTAAAAGCGATAGCTGTTTACTTAACTCAATATCAGTTGATTCCGTATAAACGTGCTGTTGAACTCATTGAGGATTTATTTAACCATCATTTAAGTCAAGGTAGTATGGTAACCTTCAATCAAGACTGTCATGATAATTTACAAGCTATAACAAATAGGATTAGAAATAGCCTTACCTCATCTACAGGAGCAGTTCATTTTGATGAAACTGGTATTTATATAGATAAAAAACGCCAGTGGCTTCATGTTGCTTCTAATAAAAATCTTACATATTATGAATGCCATGAAAAGCGTGGTAAAAAGGCTATTGATGATATTACAATACTTCCAAACTTTACTGGGACGGCAGTCCATGATGGTTTTAAAACTTATTTTAAGTATACTAACTGCAATCATGCTCTATGTAATGCTCATATATTAAGAGAACTTAATGGTATAACTGAATTACAAGGTCAAAACTGGGCAAAGCCAATGAAAAATCTATTGTTAGATATAAAAAAAGAAGTAGATTTAGCTAATAACAAACAAAATGCTTTACCTTTAGATAAAATTCAGGATTTTGAATCTAAGTATGATAAAATACTTAAAGCTGGCATTGACGAAGACTATGCTAAAAACATTGAATTATATTCTAAAAAGAAGGTAAAGAAAAGTGCCAGTCTTAATTTACTCAATAGATTAAATGGCTATAAGGAACAAATACTTGCTTTCATGTATGACTTTGATATACCTTTTGATAATAACTTAGCAGAACGTGATTTACGTATGGCTAAAGTTAAGCAAAAGATTTCAGGCACCTTTAGAAGTTCTGCTGGAGCTAACGCTTTTACTAGAATCCGTGGATATGTATCTACTGTAAGAAAACAAGGCAAAAATGCCTTGGATTGCATAAAATCAACATTTACAGTGAATCAATTTGATCCAACTTTGACGTAA
- a CDS encoding ATP synthase subunit I, with protein sequence MNDEIKSMLKKIFIYDIVVAIIFSVIIMVAIRLDYAVIFLLGLAISFGSFYLNAFTSNYAIEGRRKMSKSIIVLSFFLRVIAVALIGAILFTFNKYYVIAYIFGYSTHFISILIYGLTIKEE encoded by the coding sequence TTGAATGATGAAATAAAAAGCATGTTAAAGAAAATTTTTATCTACGATATTGTAGTAGCTATTATATTTTCAGTAATAATTATGGTAGCAATAAGACTTGATTATGCTGTAATATTTCTTTTGGGTCTGGCAATATCCTTCGGCAGTTTTTATTTAAATGCCTTTACCAGCAATTATGCAATTGAAGGCAGGAGAAAAATGTCGAAAAGTATTATTGTTTTATCATTCTTTTTAAGGGTAATAGCCGTAGCATTGATTGGAGCTATATTATTTACATTTAATAAGTATTATGTTATAGCTTATATATTCGGATATAGTACACATTTCATATCAATTTTAATATATGGCTTAACCATAAAAGAAGAGTGA
- a CDS encoding F0F1 ATP synthase subunit A — MEEMKELFQIPLFGYKIGITSSILIQWIVIIALGVIAYSLTKNLKKVPDKKQGAVEIFVNFIDNLVKDNMGENAMEFVPYVGTLVIYLLVLNLVGLTGFKAPTEDFSVTLGFAAVSFFVIQANSIKKNGLISYFTGYAKPLGLLLPINILERIMTPVSLSLRLFGNMTAGAVILGIVYSGLGKFSIGIPIPLHAYFDVFDGTIQTAIFVMLTMINIKIISEE, encoded by the coding sequence ATGGAGGAAATGAAGGAATTATTCCAGATACCTTTATTTGGATACAAAATAGGTATAACATCAAGTATATTAATTCAGTGGATAGTTATAATAGCTTTAGGAGTGATTGCTTATTCTTTAACTAAAAACCTTAAAAAGGTTCCTGATAAAAAACAGGGAGCTGTAGAGATTTTTGTTAATTTCATAGATAATCTTGTAAAAGACAATATGGGCGAAAATGCTATGGAGTTTGTACCATATGTTGGTACACTGGTAATATATCTGCTTGTATTAAACTTAGTAGGATTAACAGGGTTTAAAGCACCTACAGAGGATTTCAGTGTTACACTTGGATTCGCAGCTGTTAGTTTCTTTGTAATTCAGGCTAATTCTATTAAAAAAAATGGGTTAATTTCATATTTTACAGGATATGCAAAACCACTAGGATTGTTACTGCCAATCAATATACTGGAGAGAATCATGACACCAGTATCATTAAGTCTCCGACTCTTTGGCAATATGACAGCTGGAGCGGTAATATTAGGTATTGTTTACAGCGGACTAGGAAAGTTTTCAATAGGAATACCAATACCGCTGCATGCGTACTTTGATGTATTTGATGGAACAATCCAAACCGCAATTTTTGTTATGTTAACAATGATTAATATAAAAATAATTTCAGAAGAGTAA
- the atpE gene encoding ATP synthase F0 subunit C, with the protein MNIDSKGFVAGMAAIAAGIAALGCIGGGIGTGNAAAKAVEAVGRQPEASGKITTTMILGLALSEATAIYAFLIGLLLVFKVTL; encoded by the coding sequence ATGAATATTGATTCAAAAGGATTTGTAGCTGGAATGGCTGCAATAGCAGCTGGTATTGCAGCATTAGGCTGTATAGGTGGAGGTATTGGTACAGGTAATGCAGCAGCAAAAGCTGTTGAAGCTGTAGGAAGACAACCAGAGGCAAGTGGTAAGATTACTACTACTATGATTCTTGGTCTTGCACTATCTGAAGCTACTGCAATTTATGCATTCCTTATCGGACTTTTACTAGTATTTAAAGTTACTTTATAA
- a CDS encoding F0F1 ATP synthase subunit B, producing MSVDGLRIIETIINLFILYFILKKFLFKPVNKVLTDRENEVSDTITRTKKNEEKSKSLLLENEEMIGKSKENGKAIIEDYKVKAENISSNIVSEAHSEANLIMERAKKEAEREKNKAKDEIKTQIVDLAVLMSSKALEESIDEEKQRKLIDDFISKVGI from the coding sequence ATGAGTGTAGATGGCTTAAGAATTATTGAGACCATTATCAATCTGTTTATTCTATACTTTATTTTAAAAAAGTTTCTTTTTAAGCCAGTTAATAAAGTTCTAACAGATAGAGAAAATGAAGTAAGTGATACCATAACAAGAACAAAGAAAAATGAGGAAAAATCAAAGAGCCTCTTACTTGAAAATGAAGAAATGATCGGTAAATCCAAGGAAAATGGAAAAGCAATAATTGAAGATTATAAAGTTAAAGCAGAAAACATTTCTTCTAATATAGTATCAGAAGCTCATAGTGAAGCAAATCTTATAATGGAAAGAGCAAAAAAGGAAGCTGAAAGAGAAAAAAATAAAGCCAAGGATGAGATAAAAACCCAGATAGTGGATTTAGCAGTTTTAATGTCTTCAAAAGCTTTGGAAGAATCTATTGATGAAGAAAAGCAAAGAAAACTAATTGATGATTTTATTTCTAAGGTAGGTATCTAA
- a CDS encoding F0F1 ATP synthase subunit delta, translated as MYEYLDRRYALALYEVAEEKGKVEIFLDDLRQIVKVFDNDEDFLKIMKHPEISIARKKKLFIKIFKGKIDDDLLSFLLILIEKDRILFLKEKLVEMEKIHLDRNNTLLAHVKTVIPLDESQKKQLISSLEKKYDKKVILKEEIDKSVIGGVYVRVGDDVIDGTLKSKLQEMKKLMLKRE; from the coding sequence ATGTATGAATATTTAGATAGAAGATATGCTCTGGCACTTTATGAGGTTGCTGAGGAAAAGGGAAAAGTAGAAATATTTCTGGATGATTTAAGACAGATTGTAAAAGTTTTTGATAATGATGAAGATTTTTTAAAGATAATGAAGCATCCAGAGATAAGTATTGCAAGAAAAAAGAAGCTTTTCATCAAAATTTTCAAGGGTAAGATTGATGATGATTTACTTTCATTTTTATTAATTTTAATTGAGAAGGATAGAATATTGTTTCTCAAAGAAAAGCTGGTAGAAATGGAAAAGATTCATTTAGACAGGAACAATACACTGCTTGCACATGTAAAAACAGTGATTCCTCTGGATGAGTCACAGAAAAAACAATTAATCAGCAGTCTTGAAAAAAAGTATGATAAAAAAGTTATATTAAAAGAAGAAATAGATAAAAGTGTTATCGGTGGTGTCTATGTCAGAGTTGGCGATGATGTAATTGATGGTACTTTAAAATCTAAATTACAGGAAATGAAAAAATTAATGCTTAAAAGAGAATAG